The window aagcttttaatcAGGTGTACATGACACTAAAGCACCTCTCTGCTTTTTCCCCACAGGTGCCAGAACCTAAACATGCCCGGGTCGACAACGGTTGGAGTTTTCACAACTGTGTCAAACACCAGCAATTCCTCATCTCTTTGCCACGGGGAGAACCAGCATGTTGCTCTCACCTTTTTCCTCTGCCTGGTCTTCTTCGTCGGCTTCGTCCTGAACATATTCAGCCTGTGGGTGTTCTGGTGCCGTTTTCCGTGCTGGACGTCTGGAACCAATCTGCAGTTCCACCTGGCTCTGAGTGACACCATCGCCACGCCTGTTACTCCCATGATGGCCGTGTATTTTGCGTTGGGTAACGACTGGCCCTTTGGACCATTCCTGTGTCGGGTCAAGATCGTCCTGCTGATGATCCATTTTTATGGCAGCACAATATTTCTTACTCTCATCAGCATCCATCGATACGCTTCGGTGGTGCACTACAACAGAAGCTGTTGCATCAAACACAAGCCGTTTGTTCGGAAACTCAGTGCGTGTGTTTGGGTTCTGTTGGTGATCCAGGCTCTGATCTATGCTATCCTGCTCCCTCCCAGCAAAGAGAGGGGCACCGGTCAATGTCTCTCCATCTATCAGAAAGGTCTGACTGATTCCTACTTCATCATTAACTTCATCCTGTTCATCTTTGGATTTCTGCTTCCTTTCTCCGTGTCTGCTACATGCTACGGCTTTTTGGCAAACAAGCTGACTGATCTCAACAGCAGCACAGCCAAAGGTCTGAAAGTCAAGCAGAAATCTCAGCGGATGATCGGCATATGCTTGCTTATATTCGGTGTGTGCTTCCTGCCATTGAACGTGCTGCGAAC of the Fundulus heteroclitus isolate FHET01 chromosome 12, MU-UCD_Fhet_4.1, whole genome shotgun sequence genome contains:
- the LOC105915358 gene encoding P2Y purinoceptor 2 codes for the protein MPGSTTVGVFTTVSNTSNSSSLCHGENQHVALTFFLCLVFFVGFVLNIFSLWVFWCRFPCWTSGTNLQFHLALSDTIATPVTPMMAVYFALGNDWPFGPFLCRVKIVLLMIHFYGSTIFLTLISIHRYASVVHYNRSCCIKHKPFVRKLSACVWVLLVIQALIYAILLPPSKERGTGQCLSIYQKGLTDSYFIINFILFIFGFLLPFSVSATCYGFLANKLTDLNSSTAKGLKVKQKSQRMIGICLLIFGVCFLPLNVLRTLGVVFKKFYPLKCRALRQIETAYYSSWVLAGVNGCLDPVLYCFGSQNFRDAFQSLRIEKTDAPNRLTKSESEVTATK